The proteins below are encoded in one region of Amycolatopsis acidiphila:
- a CDS encoding MSCRAMM family protein, which produces MTDNGIPQQNRHAVEVAGRVSDTDGAPIPRAAVTLVDSAGRQTGRTAADETGRFRLAAPGAGAYVLITSAPAHQPEAATVTVTGSPVRLEIALRGSGGLRGVVRAATTGVPIMDAAVTLTDARGDVVDSRLSGPSGEYAFTSLPAGTYVLAVNASGYRPTAAAVTTGETGAAQQDVELADGAVIRGSVNVPDHPRPTVTVTLLDDGGHVVRTTVADESGRYSFHDLDPGTYTVVATSYSPTRTTVRIGDGGWTRHDVQLV; this is translated from the coding sequence GTGACGGACAACGGGATCCCGCAGCAGAACCGGCACGCCGTCGAGGTCGCCGGACGCGTCTCCGACACCGACGGCGCGCCCATCCCCCGGGCCGCGGTCACCCTCGTCGACTCGGCGGGCCGCCAGACCGGCCGCACCGCCGCCGACGAGACCGGCCGCTTCCGGCTCGCGGCACCGGGCGCGGGCGCGTACGTGCTGATCACGTCCGCACCCGCGCACCAGCCCGAGGCCGCCACCGTCACGGTCACCGGCTCGCCGGTCCGGCTCGAGATCGCCCTGCGCGGCTCGGGCGGGCTGCGCGGCGTGGTCCGCGCGGCGACGACCGGCGTACCGATCATGGACGCCGCGGTCACCCTCACCGACGCGCGCGGCGACGTCGTCGACTCCCGGCTGTCCGGCCCCAGCGGCGAATACGCCTTCACGTCCCTGCCGGCCGGCACGTACGTCCTCGCGGTCAACGCGTCCGGCTACCGGCCGACCGCGGCCGCGGTGACCACCGGCGAGACCGGTGCCGCGCAGCAGGACGTGGAGCTGGCCGACGGCGCGGTGATCCGGGGCTCGGTGAACGTGCCCGACCACCCGCGACCCACCGTGACCGTCACCTTGCTCGACGACGGCGGGCACGTCGTGCGGACCACCGTCGCCGACGAGTCGGGCCGTTACTCCTTCCACGACCTCGATCCCGGCACGTATACCGTGGTCGCGACCAGCTACTCGCCCACGCGCACGACGGTGCGCATCGGTGACGGCGGTTGGACGCGGCACGACGTGCAGCTGGTGTAA
- a CDS encoding sensor histidine kinase, translating to MATRARELLIRSRALLDRSREAAAQFLNTPQHPPPRSPLVLEPAPERTEPVATGDTLAAICANVALRDLNLVDSLLSQLEEMESKEEDTDRLAELYNLDHLAARLRRNAENLRVLAGRDASDSAPETSSLVDVIRAAMSSIDHYSRVTIGRVVSLGVVGFAAEDLSRLVAELLDNATKSSPPNAPVRVSAHLTEQGSVLVRIEDEGIGLPPERLHELNDRLADVPVLDDSAVRHMGLAVVRRLAARHELKVWLDRRVPHGTTASVLLPAPVVSELPEASWSGAQTVSFPAAGGEGASSFSPETPAHAMASGLPKRSATATAPPVPPSPRPRPPAEPVIGGTTPSGLPRRVSHSIKGPNGHQAPPAPTADTDADRKAGHDKLLADLGAFSDGERAAREDQQDQHDTDAGEGKQQ from the coding sequence ATGGCTACGCGGGCTCGGGAACTGCTCATCCGGTCGCGAGCACTGCTGGACCGCTCACGTGAAGCGGCGGCACAGTTCCTCAACACCCCCCAGCACCCACCGCCCCGGTCACCGCTCGTGCTCGAGCCCGCCCCGGAGCGCACCGAACCCGTCGCCACCGGCGACACGCTGGCCGCGATCTGCGCCAACGTGGCGCTGCGCGACCTCAACCTGGTCGACTCCCTGCTCTCCCAGCTGGAGGAGATGGAGTCCAAGGAGGAGGACACCGACCGGCTGGCCGAGCTCTACAACCTCGACCACCTGGCCGCCCGGCTGCGGCGCAACGCGGAGAACCTGCGGGTGCTCGCCGGGCGCGACGCCAGCGACTCGGCACCGGAGACCTCCTCGCTCGTCGACGTGATCCGCGCGGCCATGTCCTCGATCGACCACTACTCGCGCGTCACGATCGGCCGCGTCGTCTCGCTCGGCGTCGTCGGCTTCGCCGCCGAGGACCTGAGCCGGCTGGTGGCCGAGCTGCTGGACAACGCGACGAAGTCCTCGCCGCCCAACGCCCCGGTGCGCGTCAGCGCGCATCTGACCGAGCAGGGCAGCGTGCTGGTGCGGATCGAGGACGAGGGCATCGGCCTGCCGCCGGAGCGGCTGCACGAGCTCAACGACCGCCTCGCCGACGTGCCGGTCCTCGACGACTCGGCGGTCCGGCACATGGGCCTCGCCGTGGTGCGCCGGCTGGCCGCCCGGCACGAGCTGAAGGTGTGGCTGGACCGCCGTGTCCCGCACGGCACCACCGCCTCGGTGCTGCTGCCGGCCCCGGTCGTCAGCGAGCTGCCCGAGGCCAGCTGGTCCGGCGCGCAGACGGTGAGCTTCCCGGCGGCCGGCGGCGAGGGCGCGAGCTCCTTCTCCCCCGAGACGCCTGCGCACGCGATGGCCTCGGGCCTGCCCAAGCGCAGCGCGACCGCCACGGCGCCACCCGTGCCGCCGTCGCCGCGGCCCCGGCCGCCCGCCGAGCCGGTCATCGGCGGCACCACGCCCAGCGGGCTGCCCCGCCGGGTCTCGCACAGCATCAAGGGCCCCAACGGCCACCAGGCCCCGCCCGCGCCGACGGCCGACACCGACGCGGACCGCAAGGCCGGGCACGACAAGCTGCTCGCCGACCTCGGCGCGTTCTCCGACGGGGAGCGTGCCGCCAGGGAGGACCAGCAGGACCAGCACGACACGGATGCAGGCGAGGGAAAGCAGCAGTGA
- a CDS encoding roadblock/LC7 domain-containing protein — protein MTSSDHRQPDQDFSWLINDFVRKVHGVSHALIMSSDGFPLTASDAMTTTESEQLAAIASGLLSLAGNSASLFDKGSCEQIIIRLSQGYFLFMGIDTGAGLAVLTGSDCDMKVVAYEMTQFVTSAGHALTPETRADLRRVLTARRPLG, from the coding sequence GTGACGTCGAGCGACCACCGGCAGCCCGACCAGGACTTCTCCTGGCTGATCAACGATTTCGTCCGCAAGGTGCACGGCGTCAGCCACGCCCTGATCATGTCCTCCGACGGGTTCCCGCTCACCGCGTCGGACGCCATGACCACCACCGAGAGCGAGCAGCTCGCGGCGATCGCCAGCGGCCTGCTCAGCCTCGCGGGCAACAGCGCGAGCCTGTTCGACAAGGGCAGCTGTGAGCAGATCATCATCCGGCTCTCGCAGGGCTACTTCCTGTTCATGGGCATCGACACCGGGGCGGGCCTGGCCGTGCTGACCGGCTCCGACTGCGACATGAAGGTCGTCGCCTACGAGATGACCCAGTTCGTCACCAGCGCGGGACACGCGCTGACCCCCGAGACACGCGCCGATCTGCGTCGCGTGCTCACGGCCCGCCGCCCGCTCGGATAG
- a CDS encoding DUF742 domain-containing protein yields the protein MSQDPGPGQAVKKPRSKRIRPYTLTGGRTRGRHQLLVETLISVPRYDPALSDKLMPESKALYERARSQVSIAELSSLLSIPLGVVRVLVSDLAAQGAVFIHPTAHAYHHDRNVLERILNGLKQLPV from the coding sequence ATGTCCCAAGATCCGGGCCCGGGCCAGGCGGTGAAGAAGCCGCGCAGCAAGCGGATCCGCCCGTACACGCTCACCGGCGGGCGCACGCGTGGCCGGCACCAGCTGCTGGTGGAGACCCTGATCTCGGTGCCCCGCTACGATCCGGCGCTGTCGGACAAGCTGATGCCCGAGTCGAAGGCGCTCTACGAACGCGCCCGGTCGCAGGTGTCGATCGCCGAGCTGTCGTCCCTGCTGTCCATCCCGCTGGGTGTCGTGCGGGTGCTGGTGAGCGACCTGGCCGCACAGGGCGCGGTGTTCATCCACCCGACCGCACACGCGTACCACCATGATCGGAACGTGCTCGAGAGGATCCTCAATGGGCTCAAGCAGCTTCCCGTCTGA
- a CDS encoding GTP-binding protein, with translation MGSSSFPSDPGLLTISAKIVVAGGFGVGKTTLVGSVSEVPPLNTEAWMTEASEGVDDLPPDGTKTTTTVAMDFGRISLYPDLMLYLFGTPGQSRFWFLWDDLSRGALGAIVLVDTRRLDQSFAAINYFENDSELPFIVAVNLFDGELAHDLAEVREALALRPEIPLITCDARKPASAVAALQELVSHTLSLAEVSESGRIRANA, from the coding sequence ATGGGCTCAAGCAGCTTCCCGTCTGATCCCGGCCTGCTCACGATCTCCGCGAAGATCGTGGTCGCCGGCGGGTTCGGCGTCGGTAAGACGACGCTCGTCGGGTCGGTGTCCGAGGTTCCCCCGCTCAACACCGAGGCCTGGATGACCGAGGCGAGCGAAGGCGTCGACGACCTGCCGCCCGACGGCACCAAGACCACCACCACAGTCGCGATGGACTTCGGCCGGATCTCGCTGTACCCGGACCTGATGCTGTACCTGTTCGGCACGCCGGGCCAGTCGCGGTTCTGGTTCCTGTGGGACGACCTCTCGCGCGGCGCGCTCGGCGCGATCGTGCTGGTCGACACCCGCAGGCTCGACCAGTCCTTTGCTGCCATCAACTACTTCGAGAACGATTCGGAGCTGCCGTTCATCGTGGCGGTCAACCTGTTCGACGGCGAGCTCGCCCACGACCTCGCCGAGGTCCGGGAGGCGCTCGCCCTGCGGCCCGAGATCCCGCTGATCACGTGCGACGCGCGCAAGCCCGCGTCCGCCGTCGCGGCCCTGCAGGAACTGGTGTCCCACACGCTCTCGCTGGCGGAGGTTTCGGAGTCCGGGAGGATTCGCGCGAATGCCTAA
- a CDS encoding styrene monooxygenase/indole monooxygenase family protein, producing the protein MPKVLIVGAGQSGLQLALTLREHDYDVTVMSARTPEEIRGGRVMSTQAMFHQALQHERDHGINLWEKGTVRIEGLGVSIGGPDGDRVMDWFGRLDHYAQSVDQRVKMAGWLELLESRGGKVVIHGVTTADLDALPQHYDLVIVAAGKGELVQLFDRDPSRSPYTQPQRALSVAYVHGVGPRPEHPDSPGVRFNIAPGAGELFMIPAYTLSGNCDILFFEGIPGGPLDCWGDQPGPQEFLDRMLGLIRQYMPWEYERCRNAELTDAKATLAGGYTPVVRRPVGELPSGAFVLGMADVVVANDPITGQGSNNASKCAASYLDSILAHGDKPFDREWMQATFDSYWENAQHSTAWTNAMLQPPPPHVQRILGAAQANDEVARRFVNGFSDPTDYQHWFLDPVKADEYLTGLGIPS; encoded by the coding sequence ATGCCTAAGGTCCTGATCGTGGGTGCCGGCCAGTCCGGCCTGCAGCTGGCGCTCACCCTGCGGGAGCACGACTACGACGTGACAGTGATGTCGGCCCGCACGCCCGAGGAGATCCGCGGTGGCCGGGTGATGTCCACCCAGGCCATGTTCCACCAGGCGCTGCAGCACGAGCGCGACCACGGGATCAACCTGTGGGAGAAGGGCACGGTGCGCATCGAGGGGCTGGGCGTCTCGATCGGCGGCCCCGACGGCGACCGGGTGATGGACTGGTTCGGCCGCCTCGACCACTACGCGCAGTCGGTGGACCAGCGCGTCAAGATGGCGGGCTGGCTGGAGCTGCTGGAGTCCCGCGGCGGGAAGGTCGTCATCCACGGCGTCACCACCGCCGACCTCGACGCGCTGCCCCAGCACTACGACCTCGTGATCGTGGCGGCGGGCAAGGGCGAGCTGGTCCAGCTGTTCGACCGCGACCCCTCCCGGTCCCCCTACACACAGCCGCAACGCGCGCTGTCCGTGGCGTACGTGCACGGTGTCGGGCCGCGGCCGGAGCACCCGGACTCACCCGGCGTGCGGTTCAACATCGCACCGGGCGCGGGCGAGCTGTTCATGATCCCCGCGTACACCCTGAGCGGGAACTGCGACATCCTGTTCTTCGAAGGGATCCCCGGCGGCCCGCTCGACTGCTGGGGCGACCAGCCAGGACCGCAGGAGTTCCTCGACCGCATGCTCGGGCTGATCCGGCAGTACATGCCGTGGGAGTACGAGCGCTGCCGCAACGCGGAACTGACCGATGCGAAGGCCACGCTCGCCGGCGGCTACACGCCCGTCGTGCGCCGTCCGGTCGGGGAGCTGCCCTCGGGTGCGTTCGTGCTGGGCATGGCCGACGTCGTGGTGGCCAACGACCCGATCACCGGGCAGGGCTCGAACAACGCGTCCAAGTGCGCGGCGTCCTATTTGGACAGTATACTCGCGCACGGGGACAAACCGTTCGACCGCGAATGGATGCAGGCCACGTTCGACAGTTACTGGGAGAACGCGCAGCACTCGACGGCCTGGACCAACGCGATGCTGCAGCCGCCGCCACCGCACGTGCAGCGGATCCTCGGTGCGGCACAGGCCAACGACGAGGTGGCCCGCAGGTTCGTCAACGGCTTCTCCGACCCGACCGACTACCAGCACTGGTTCCTGGACCCGGTGAAGGCCGACGAATACCTCACCGGTCTGGGCATTCCCTCGTAG
- a CDS encoding styrene monooxygenase/indole monooxygenase family protein, translating into MRRILIVGAGQSGLQLALTLRAHDYDVTLMSAKTPDEIRGGWVTSTQCMFADSLSIERKHGLNLWDDVAPAAGGQGVSMPGPDGERALNWLGKWEAGPAQSIDQRVKMSTWLELLEDRGGNVIIHGVTTADLNSLARMYDLVIVAAGKGELVQLFDRDPSRSPFSKPQRALSVSYVHGTESRPETPGAVDVWVNLVPGIGEHISIPGYTLSGPCQILYVSGIPGGPLDVFSDRPAADEQFRRHLELFKQYLPWEYERYRNAEITDSKGVLTGGYAPVVRHPVGELPSGGLVLGMADVVVANDPVSGQGANNAAKCAESYLASILEHGDKPFDREWMQTTFDTYWEYAQHVTRLTNTMLVPPPEHIQKILGVAQTNQKVANRFANGFNNPPDMADWFFEPDKAEAYLTSVA; encoded by the coding sequence ATGCGTAGAATCCTGATCGTCGGTGCCGGGCAGTCCGGGCTGCAGCTGGCCCTGACCCTGCGGGCCCACGACTACGACGTGACGCTGATGTCGGCGAAGACGCCCGACGAGATCCGCGGCGGCTGGGTCACCTCGACCCAGTGCATGTTCGCGGACTCGCTGAGCATCGAGCGCAAGCACGGGCTGAACCTGTGGGACGACGTGGCTCCCGCGGCCGGGGGCCAGGGCGTCTCGATGCCGGGCCCGGACGGCGAGCGCGCGCTCAACTGGCTGGGCAAGTGGGAGGCAGGCCCCGCGCAGTCGATAGACCAGCGGGTGAAGATGTCCACCTGGCTGGAGCTGCTGGAGGACCGCGGCGGCAACGTGATCATCCACGGGGTGACCACCGCCGACCTCAACTCGCTCGCGCGGATGTACGACCTGGTGATCGTGGCGGCCGGCAAGGGCGAGCTGGTCCAGCTGTTCGACCGCGACCCGTCGCGATCCCCTTTCAGCAAGCCGCAACGCGCGCTGTCGGTGTCCTATGTGCACGGTACGGAGTCCCGGCCGGAGACGCCGGGCGCCGTGGACGTGTGGGTGAACCTGGTGCCCGGGATCGGCGAGCACATCTCGATTCCCGGCTACACGCTGTCCGGCCCGTGCCAGATCCTCTACGTGTCCGGGATTCCCGGCGGCCCCCTGGACGTGTTCTCGGACCGGCCCGCCGCCGACGAGCAGTTCCGGCGGCACCTGGAGCTGTTCAAGCAGTACCTTCCGTGGGAGTACGAGCGCTACCGCAACGCGGAGATCACCGACTCGAAGGGCGTCCTCACCGGCGGGTACGCCCCGGTGGTGCGGCACCCGGTCGGCGAGCTGCCCTCGGGTGGACTGGTGCTGGGCATGGCGGACGTGGTGGTGGCGAACGACCCGGTGAGCGGTCAGGGCGCCAACAACGCCGCGAAGTGTGCCGAGTCCTACCTCGCGAGCATCCTGGAGCACGGGGACAAACCGTTCGACCGCGAGTGGATGCAGACCACCTTCGACACGTACTGGGAGTACGCCCAGCACGTGACGCGGCTGACGAACACGATGCTCGTGCCGCCCCCCGAGCACATCCAGAAGATCCTCGGCGTGGCGCAGACGAACCAGAAGGTGGCCAACCGCTTCGCGAACGGCTTCAACAACCCGCCGGACATGGCGGACTGGTTCTTCGAGCCCGACAAGGCGGAGGCCTACCTGACGAGCGTCGCCTGA
- a CDS encoding YnfA family protein, with translation MTVVRSVGLFVLAALFEIGGAWLVWQGVREHRGWVWAGGGVVALGVYGFVATLQPDAHFGRILAAYGGVFVAGSLVWGVVADGYRPDRFDLLGALICLAGMAVIMYAPR, from the coding sequence GTGACGGTCGTTCGCTCGGTGGGGCTCTTCGTGCTCGCGGCGTTGTTCGAGATCGGCGGGGCGTGGCTGGTCTGGCAGGGGGTGCGCGAACACCGGGGCTGGGTGTGGGCCGGCGGGGGAGTGGTGGCGCTCGGGGTCTACGGGTTCGTCGCCACGCTGCAGCCCGACGCGCACTTCGGCCGGATCCTCGCCGCCTACGGCGGGGTGTTCGTCGCCGGGTCGCTGGTGTGGGGCGTCGTCGCGGACGGGTACCGGCCCGACCGGTTCGACCTGCTCGGCGCGCTCATCTGCCTCGCCGGGATGGCGGTGATCATGTACGCCCCGCGCTGA
- a CDS encoding S1C family serine protease, with amino-acid sequence MSYYPPPPPQPRPSQPGPLRTLGLVLGAVLLTALVGSAFLVGSLHRSPMARSLDLYSQGNSGQNSNSSQSLDANAVADKVDPGLVDVNTTLGYENAQAAGTGMVLSPNGEVLTNNHVVEGATSISVTDIGNGRTYKATVVGYDRTEDVAVLQLQNASGLATVTTGDSSKVAVGDKVVGIGNAGGTGGDPSVAPGSVTALNQSITASDESSGSSEQLQGLIQVNANIQSGDSGGALANSGGQVVGMNTAASTGYQFGGRGGRGGTGGTGERQGQSAGGTGFAIPIDQALGIAKQIEAKTASSTVHIGGSAFLGVSVSDSGQGAVVRQTVAGAPAAQAGLSAGDTLTGVNGRTVDSATTLTTLMDGFHPGDKVTLSWLDQSGQQQSASVTLAEGPVG; translated from the coding sequence ATGAGCTACTACCCGCCGCCACCGCCGCAGCCGAGGCCCAGCCAGCCCGGCCCGCTGCGCACCCTCGGCCTCGTGCTCGGCGCGGTCCTCCTCACCGCGCTCGTCGGGTCCGCGTTCCTGGTCGGCAGCCTCCACCGCTCCCCCATGGCGCGCTCGCTCGACCTGTACTCCCAGGGCAACTCCGGCCAGAACAGCAACAGCAGCCAGTCGCTCGACGCGAACGCCGTCGCCGACAAGGTCGACCCCGGGCTCGTCGACGTCAACACGACGCTCGGCTACGAGAACGCCCAGGCCGCGGGCACCGGCATGGTGCTCAGCCCGAACGGCGAAGTGCTCACCAACAACCACGTCGTCGAGGGCGCGACCAGCATCTCGGTCACCGACATCGGCAACGGCCGGACCTACAAGGCGACCGTCGTCGGCTACGACCGGACCGAGGACGTCGCGGTGCTGCAGCTGCAGAACGCCTCCGGTCTGGCCACCGTCACCACCGGCGACTCCTCGAAGGTCGCCGTCGGCGACAAGGTCGTCGGCATCGGCAACGCCGGCGGCACCGGCGGCGACCCGAGCGTCGCGCCCGGCAGCGTGACCGCGCTGAACCAGTCGATCACCGCGAGCGACGAGTCGAGCGGCAGCTCCGAGCAGCTGCAGGGCCTCATCCAGGTGAACGCGAACATCCAGTCGGGCGACTCCGGCGGCGCGCTCGCCAACAGCGGCGGCCAGGTCGTCGGGATGAACACCGCCGCCTCCACCGGCTACCAGTTCGGCGGCCGGGGCGGCCGCGGCGGCACCGGCGGCACGGGTGAGCGCCAGGGCCAGAGCGCCGGCGGCACCGGCTTCGCCATCCCGATCGACCAGGCGCTGGGCATCGCCAAGCAGATCGAGGCGAAGACCGCGTCCTCGACGGTGCACATCGGCGGCTCAGCCTTCCTGGGCGTCTCGGTGTCCGACAGCGGGCAGGGCGCAGTCGTCCGGCAGACCGTAGCCGGCGCTCCCGCCGCGCAAGCGGGCTTGTCGGCAGGTGACACGCTGACCGGCGTGAACGGCCGGACAGTCGACTCGGCCACCACGCTCACCACCCTGATGGACGGCTTCCACCCCGGCGACAAGGTCACGCTGAGCTGGCTCGACCAGTCCGGGCAGCAGCAGTCCGCGAGCGTCACCCTCGCCGAAGGCCCGGTGGGCTGA